The genomic segment ATTCTAAAAAACCTGTtaaattattgaaaaaggaGCCGCAGGAATGATTTATTTTGCGGTAGAAgctattttcaaatatatGTTTTGACCAGTACCAAGGATTGCGTAGgcaaaattgaaaaatacaGACCATTTAGCTGGTGAAATGTATCTTTGTGCTATGGAGACGAGAATTGTGGAAGTAACCAGACTAGATGAAAGAATCTTAAAATACTTGGCTTTGAGATTTTCTCTGATCATCGATGGATATTTGGAAAGGGCCCAGCCTACATTTTGGTTCACCACGGTTAGGGCACTTACTAAACATCCAACTTGGATGGGGGAAACAATTGCCAACGATGCAATTAACTGAACTAGTTTTCTCAATTTGGTGCTTACAATCTTTCCATTGGTAATTTGTGTGATCCAGCCATACAAGTAGTGATTAATTGGCGCATTGATAAAACCACCATAACAAAACATAAGCAATATTTTGCTGGGGTTTCTAGCGataattttaccaacatatgataatttctttaaaattccCTGctgtttctttgaaatgaaTCCTGTAGTCAATTGGCTAGTCAATTCACCCAGGGATGCTAAGATAGCACCAGTGAGAACTTTGGTAAGCAATGGCTTTTGGGCTAATGCTCTGTTGTAACGACGTGTAATATCCATCAGAATCTGCTGTTCAGTTAATCCTTATGAGAAGTGTCTGacattttccttttcctcGAGAGCtatctttctttcttcctttaTATATGTATAAATATTGAACCTATATGTTGACAATTGATAAGAGATGGCAATATGCGAGGTAAGCAGTAAGCTGCTCTTATTATTGGTGAGATAAAGATTCGATTGAATTGGCTCTTGGTTAGCGTTGACAAGACATTGGGGCCATTAGAAGGTCAAATCAAACCCTTTTCATCTCAACTTTGAACCTTCAACTCGTTAGTTTTCATCGCTATAACGTAAGcttatcaatttttttcactctACATACTACAAACCATTGACAAAGTAAGAGAAGGTTGAATAACTGGGGATAAAGGCCGTTTAGCACACACCTATATATTCAGATCACCTCTATTCATATGCCCATGAAGCTAGTTAATTTCCTCAAAAAACTTCGTAACGAACAGGTTACTGTCGAACTTAAGAATGGTACCACCGTTTGGGGGACTCTTCAAACCGTTTCACCACAGATGAATGCTACACTAACAGACGTGAGGCTTTCACTACCCCGTTCTACTTCGAATTCTAGTACTCTGGCTAGTGTTTATCTTTCAGATGGATCACTGAGCCAAAATGAACCTTCGACAACATCTTTACAATACATCAACATTAGAGGTAGTACAATAAGACAGATAATACTTCCtgattctttgaatatAGACTCACTCTTGGTTGATGAAAGACAGTTAAATAAATTGAGAAGAGCTGGTAAGGTTAGTAATGATTCCAATAAGAAGAGAAGAGCagattttggtgaaaataccaataagagaattagaagagGAGTTTAATCTTCCTCATGGTCACTGTCTTCACTGTCACtctcatcgtcatcatcatcgtcgtcgtcgtcgtcgtcgtcgtcgtcgttAATTTCAGTCCATTGGCATTTACCCAGTGGTATGCCCCAAATGTCATCCTTAACCAATAGCCAATCTACAAGCTCATCCGTATGTAAAATATCCACATTAATGGTTTGAGATTTGGACCAACAGTCCTGATCCAATTGTACACTTTTCAACTTTCTATAATCGTTGTAATATTGCCTAAAAAACGATTGGCATCTACGTGCCCAGGGGTCATCAACAGGTAGGTAGTAATATTGAATTCTTAAGTAGGTTAATATTAGGCCCACAATGTACTTGTTGTTAAAGTTTTCGTCATCTTGAAGCATAGTGGTCAATTGATCGAACGTGGGTTTGATTTCAACTAGTTTCATGAGAAGGCATTGAAATTCTACGCCACCAAGCACATTGACTTGATTCACTGACCCATCCTTAAGAGCTCCTAAATCTCTTACCAGTATTCTACTCAGGCAATTCATAGTATCACCTCTTAACGACGCAGTGTTTAGATTCACCCTATAGTACATGGCATTGTGAATTCTGTCACGAAGAATCCTGGGAATTACAAACGACACAGATTGGTGGTTGAGTTGCTTTGGTGATAGAAAGGATTCCACATGAAACTCTTGTGGCATGATCGCACTTCTCGTTAATGCTGTTGTAAGTTTAACGGTTGATGAGATGTTGTATCAAGTACACATGAAAAGCGAGTTCAAATATAGAATTTTTAATAATGCTATGCTATATACAAGTGATAGACTATCCATTCAGAACCATGTAGTCCTTTGCTCCTCttgttttctttcaattcttcttttgtaTTTAGACCCTTTAACCTCCATGATGTACTTGTCAGCATTCTTTATAGCTTCAGCCATCTTTGCCATCTTTTCATCATGTACTAATTCATGCTTGTGACCCTTGGGCATTAATACAcctttcatcattttcttaTTGTCGTATTTCTCTTCAAAGAACATCTTGTttcttggtggtagtaaATCTTGCACTCCGTAAAGAGATGCCATCTTGTAAAGGTCACTCATTCTTCTCAAAGAGTACTTTGGATCATGGTAACGGTTAGTTACTGGATGCTTATTTGGTAGAAATGGGTTTGCATTGATTGCATGTGTTGACGTTGGTTTAGTTGCATATTGAATCGATGGTGGGTAGctcttgaagaaattctttaattgaGAAGGTAATAAATCAAACAGCTGCTTGGAGGACATGGTACAACGATTCGCAATAGGCTACAGAGTGCTGACTTTGTTGTACTTCTCCATGTATCTTGcaagtgaaatttttcaactcaTCGCTCTTCAAtattgattgaaaaatgtatAATATAGAACAAGTATAGGTACAGATTTACTAGAGATAGCTTTTGGTAGGTACTATGTTACCATACCACCATTTCAATGCATCATCGGATTTTGTGCCGGAAACCACTTTCCACAAGGCTTCGAGGATCTGCCTATTTTGGGCTTTGTCGAACT from the Zygosaccharomyces rouxii strain CBS732 chromosome B complete sequence genome contains:
- the MRPL25 gene encoding mitochondrial 54S ribosomal protein mL59 (similar to uniprot|P23369 Saccharomyces cerevisiae YGR076C MRPL25 Mitochondrial ribosomal protein of the large subunit); its protein translation is MSSKQLFDLLPSQLKNFFKSYPPSIQYATKPTSTHAINANPFLPNKHPVTNRYHDPKYSLRRMSDLYKMASLYGVQDLLPPRNKMFFEEKYDNKKMMKGVLMPKGHKHELVHDEKMAKMAEAIKNADKYIMEVKGSKYKRRIERKQEEQRTTWF
- a CDS encoding uncharacterized protein (conserved hypothetical protein), with protein sequence MDITRRYNRALAQKPLLTKVLTGAILASLGELTSQLTTGFISKKQQGILKKLSYVGKIIARNPSKILLMFCYGGFINAPINHYLYGWITQITNGKIVSTKLRKLVQLIASLAIVSPIQVGCLVSALTVVNQNVGWALSKYPSMIRENLKAKYFKILSSSLVTSTILVSIAQRYISPAKWSVFFNFAYAILGTGQNIYLKIASTAK
- the PRP38 gene encoding U4/U6-U5 snRNP complex subunit PRP38 (similar to uniprot|Q00723 Saccharomyces cerevisiae YGR075C PRP38 Unique component of the U4/U6.U5 tri-snRNP particle dispensable for spliceosome assembly but required for conformational changes which lead to catalytic activation of the spliceosome) is translated as MPQEFHVESFLSPKQLNHQSVSFVIPRILRDRIHNAMYYRVNLNTASLRGDTMNCLSRILVRDLGALKDGSVNQVNVLGGVEFQCLLMKLVEIKPTFDQLTTMLQDDENFNNKYIVGLILTYLRIQYYYLPVDDPWARRCQSFFRQYYNDYRKLKSVQLDQDCWSKSQTINVDILHTDELVDWLLVKDDIWGIPLGKCQWTEINDDDDDDDDDDDDDDESDSEDSDHEED
- the SMD1 gene encoding mRNA splicing protein SMD1 (highly similar to uniprot|Q02260 Saccharomyces cerevisiae YGR074W SMD1 Homolog of human core snRNP protein D1 involved in snRNA maturation U6 snRNP protein), whose translation is MPMKLVNFLKKLRNEQVTVELKNGTTVWGTLQTVSPQMNATLTDVRLSLPRSTSNSSTLASVYLSDGSLSQNEPSTTSLQYINIRGSTIRQIILPDSLNIDSLLVDERQLNKLRRAGKVSNDSNKKRRADFGENTNKRIRRGV